In Deinococcus maricopensis DSM 21211, one genomic interval encodes:
- a CDS encoding response regulator: MNHTPIEILLVEDNEPDILLTQEAFEEARVANHLHVARDGVEALEFLRREGEFAGKPRPDVILLDINMPRKNGLEVLEELKGDPDLRSIPVVVLTTSQADEDILRSYQSHASSYIVKPVGFDNFYDAIRAFEGYWLSFVRFPPRH; encoded by the coding sequence ATGAACCACACGCCAATCGAAATCCTGCTGGTCGAGGACAACGAGCCTGACATCCTGCTCACGCAAGAAGCGTTCGAGGAAGCCCGCGTCGCCAACCACCTGCACGTCGCCCGCGACGGTGTCGAAGCGCTGGAGTTCCTGCGCCGCGAAGGCGAATTCGCCGGCAAACCCCGCCCGGACGTCATCCTGCTCGACATCAACATGCCCCGCAAGAACGGCCTCGAAGTGCTCGAGGAACTCAAGGGCGACCCCGACCTGCGCAGCATCCCGGTGGTGGTCCTCACGACCAGCCAGGCGGACGAGGACATCCTCCGCTCCTACCAGAGCCACGCCAGCAGCTACATCGTGAAACCCGTCGGGTTCGACAACTTCTACGACGCCATCCGCGCGTTCGAAGGCTACTGGCTGAGTTTCGTGCGCTTCCCCCCGCGGCACTGA
- a CDS encoding M23 family metallopeptidase, producing MRLACLVVLFGSAFGAPLCQPEPRDPPAVEAAWDASIRALPSLARTLPGTPDRVLRMPVDGVRVREVRDTWGADRGDGLVHAGQDIFARRGTPVRSATDGLVWRVGSSERGGRWVYVLGAGGRRYYYAHLERVAPGLKEGARVQVGTLLGFVGQTGNAETTPPHLHFAMFDGYDPQGPCRFPALNPLPLLRDRAPD from the coding sequence ATGCGTTTGGCCTGCCTGGTGGTGCTGTTTGGTTCGGCGTTCGGAGCGCCGCTGTGTCAGCCGGAACCCCGTGACCCTCCGGCGGTGGAGGCCGCGTGGGACGCGAGCATCCGCGCGCTGCCGTCGCTCGCGCGGACGTTGCCGGGCACGCCGGACCGGGTGCTGCGCATGCCCGTCGACGGCGTGCGCGTCCGCGAGGTGCGCGACACCTGGGGTGCCGACCGGGGAGACGGCCTGGTGCACGCCGGGCAGGACATCTTCGCGCGGCGGGGCACGCCGGTGCGGTCCGCCACGGACGGCCTGGTGTGGCGCGTGGGCAGCAGTGAACGGGGGGGCCGCTGGGTGTACGTGCTGGGCGCGGGCGGGCGCCGGTACTACTACGCGCACCTGGAGCGTGTGGCGCCCGGCCTGAAGGAGGGCGCGCGCGTGCAGGTGGGGACGCTGCTCGGTTTCGTGGGGCAGACGGGCAACGCGGAAACCACGCCGCCGCACCTGCATTTCGCGATGTTCGATGGGTACGACCCACAGGGGCCGTGCCGCTTTCCCGCGCTCAATCCGCTCCCGCTATTAAGGGACCGCGCCCCGGACTGA